The following coding sequences are from one Nicotiana tomentosiformis chromosome 3, ASM39032v3, whole genome shotgun sequence window:
- the LOC138907671 gene encoding uncharacterized protein: MAAPPNFEEGQSTYRPPRFNGQYYGWWKTRMHDFIMAEDSELWNVICDGPFVSTKNSGDPAVTIPKTRKAFNDADRKAIEKNFRAKKILVCGIGPDEYNRISACQSSKEIWEALQTSHEGTTQVKQSKIGMLTTEYELFRIKDDESIQDMHTPFTSIINELHSLGDIIPRNKLVRKILSVLPSSWESKVNAITEAKDLQKLTIDELVDNLRTYEMKKNKDNERREPKREKNPVLKTDSNDSSGEDGDMAYLTRRFQKMVRRNGGIPKKGSSSKPKNYDLCHKCGKPIHFIKDCPLLKQDQFKHNTDKVAKRNSIPDKCFKRKNVTDNIVKQALAAWGGSSSESGEKI, encoded by the coding sequence atggctgctcccccaaactttgaagaaggtcagtCCACCTACAGGCCACCAAGGTTCAATGGCCAGTAttatggatggtggaagacaaggatgcacgattttatcatggctgaagattctGAGCTCTGGAACGTCATCTGTGATGGACCCTTCGTTTCCACAAAAAACAGTGGTGACCCTGCTGTAACTATTCCCAAAACAAGAAAAGCATTTAATGATGCCGACCGGAAAGCCATAGAGAAGAATTTTCGTGCAAAGAAAATCCTTGTATGTGGTATTGGTCCTGATGAATACAATAGGATATCGGCATGTCAGTCATCCAAGGAAATATGGGAAGCTCTCCAGACATCTCACGAAGGAACAACACAGGTCAAGCAATCCAAGATCGGCATGCTCACAACTGAATACGAGCTCTTCAGGATAAAAGATGATGAATCCATCCAAGATATGCATACTCCCTTCACCTCTATCATTAATGAGCTCCACTCTCTTGGTGACATTATTCCAAGAAACAAGCTTGTTAGGAAAATCCTTAGCGTGCTGCCCAGTTCTTGGGAAAGCAAAGTGAACGCCATTACAGAGGCGAAGGACTTGCAGAAGCTGACCATCGATGAACTCGTTGACAATCTGAGAAcatatgaaatgaagaaaaataaggaCAATGAAAGAAGAGAACCCAAAAGAGAGAAGAACCCGGTCCTCAAGACAGACAGCAAtgattcaagtggtgaggatggtgatatggcttacttgacaagAAGATTTCAGAAGATGGTTCGCAGaaatggaggcattccaaaaaaGGGGAGTTCTAGCAAGCCAAAAAACTATGACCTCTGTCATAAGTGTGGTAAGCCAATACACTTCATCAAGGATTGTCCCCTCCTAAAGCAGGATCaattcaagcacaacacagaTAAAGTAGCCAAGAGGAACTCAATTCCTGATAAATGCTTCAAGAGAAAGAATGTCACTGACAATattgtgaaacaagctcttgctgcatggggaggTTCCTCCAGTGAATCTGGAGAAAAAATTTGA